The Kribbella sp. HUAS MG21 genome includes the window GCTCGAACGTCCCGCCGTCCTTCGGGTTCCAGGTCATCGAGTTGAGTTGCTCGGTGCTGATCCCGGCCGCCTCGGTCAACGCGCTGTTGTAGAAGTAGACCTCGGTGTCCCAGTCCTTCGGCAACCCGTACCGCTTGCCGTCGTCACCGATCCAGCGGTCCGCCAGGCCCTTCTGGTAGATCCCCAGGTCGACCTTGTCCCGCTCGACGTACTCGTCGATCGCGAGCACCTGGCCCTTGTCGGCGAACAGCGGGTACTTCGACGAGTGCCCGGTGAACACGTCCGGCGCGGTGTCCGAGATGAACCCGGTGACGAGCTTCGACCAGTAGTCGTTCCACCCGTACTGCTCGATCTTGACCGAGTACTGCGGATTCTGCTCGTGGAACACCTTCGCGCACTCGGTGTACATCGGCAGCTGCGCGGAGTCCCACAGCCAGTAGATGATCTCACCGTCGCCGCGGGCCGCGGCCCCGTTGTTGCACGCGGCAACAGCCGGTACGGCGAGACTCGCCAGTCCTGCCTTCAGCAGGGTCCTACGTGAGAGATTCATTTGATCCCCGAGAAGCCGATAGAGTTCGTGATCCGCTTGGCGAACGCCAGGAACAGGATGATCATCGGCAGCGCCGCGATCAGCGTCGCCGCCATCAGCCCGGCCCAGTCCGGCCCGCCCTGCGGGGTCTGCGACCGGAACACACCCAGCGCGACCGTCAGCACCCGGACGTTCTCCTGCTGGCCGACCAGCAGCGGCCAGAAGTAGTCGTTCCAGGAGTTGATGTAGGTCAGGATCGCCAGCGTCGCGATCGGCGCCGCGCTCATCGGGATGATCAGCCCGAAGAAGATCTTCCGGTGCCCGGCGCCGTCGATCATCGCCGCCTCCTCGAGCTCACGGTTGATGCCGAGGAAGAACTGCCGGAGGAAGAAGATCGCGAACGGCGTCATGAACGCGCCCGGCAGGATGATGCCGGCGAAGCTGTTCAGCAGCCCGAGGTTCTTGATCAGCACGAAGTTCGGCAGCGTGGTGAAGATCGGCGGCACCATCAGCGCGGCCAGGAACACCGCGAACACCTTGTCCCGGCCCGGCCACCGCAGCCGGGCGAACGCGTACGCCGCCATCGCGCTGAAGAACACCTGGCAGATCGTCGTGACCGTTGCCACCACCAACGAGTTCCGCAGGTACAGCCAGAAGTTCACGGCCGCGCCGGAACCGCCCTGCGCCTGCGCCTCCTCGATGGTCGCCAGCCCGAGGACCCGCTTGAACGCGCCCAGCGTGGTCTCCACCGGCAGCAGCGAGCTCGGATGTCCCGGCAGCTGCGTGTTGTCGGAGAACGCCGTCCGCAACATCCAGTAGAACGGGAACAGCGTGACGATCAGCAGGACGAACAGCAGCACCCAGCAGACCGTCCGCCCGACACTCATCCTTCTCATGCCAGATCACTCTCCTTCGCCCGCAGCAGCCGCAGCTGGACCAGCGAGACGATCGCCAGGATCGCGAACAGCACCAGCGCCATCGCCGACGCGTACCCGAAGTCGAACCGGGTGAACGCCCGCTCGTAGATGTAGAAGTAGATGACCCGGGTCGCGTTGATCGGACCGCCCTGCGTGGTCACCGCGATCGTGTCGAAGATCTGGAACGACCCGATCATGGTGACCACCAGGACCATCACCAGGACCGGTCGCAGCAGCGGCAGCGTGATCCGCCAGAACGTCTTCCACTCGCTCGACCCGTCGACCTCGGCGGCCTCGTAGACGTACTTCGGGATCATCTGCAGCCCGGCGAACACCAGCAGTGCCGTGTAGCCCATGTGCCGCCACACGTTGATGCCGGCCACCGTCGGGATCGCCCAGTGCGAGTCGCCGAAGAACGCGACCGGGTCGATGCCGAGCCAGCCGAGTCCCTGGTTCACGATGCCGACCTGGAAGTCCAGCATCCAGTACCAGACCAGTGCGACGACGACGTTCGCGACCAGGTACGGCGCCAGGATGATCGCGCGGACGGTGATCGACTGGGTCAGCCGGTACATGACCATCGCGATCGCGACCGCCAGCACGGTCTGCACGCCGATGTTGATCACGACGTACTCGACCGTGACCACGAGCGCGTTCCAGAAGAAGCTGTCCTGGACCATCCGCTCGTAGTTGGCCAGCCCGTTGAACTTCGGCGCCGACAGCAGGCTGTACTCGGTGAAGCTCAGGTACGCGCCGCGCAGCGTCGGCCAGATGTAGAACACGACGAAGCCGAGCGTGGCCGGGGCGAGGAAGATCATCGCGACCTTGAGGTCGCCCAGGCTGCGCCGCTTTTCGGGCGGCGCCGCCTGTTCCCCGTGACTTCGTTTCCTGGTAGGTGGTGCGTTGGTGGTGGCGGTCACGGGGGATCTCCTTCTCTGTCGCGTGATCGGGCGGGCTTTACCCGATCGCTGTCACGTCCAGCAAGATCGCGCTCTCGGGCCACTGCGCGGGCATCAGCACACCGACCGAGGCGAGGGCGGCGCCGTTCAGCTCCACGGTTCCACCGTCGGCCGACCAGGCCGCGGACCGCGACTCGGGCCCGGGTGTCGCGACCTTGCCGACGCGGTACGTGCGCCGCGGGTCGAGCCCGGGCAGGCGGACCCGCCCGACGGCCGACGTCACCGACTGCTGTGTCTGTACGACGCTGAACACCGCGCGCGAGCCGTCCTGCGCGACGACACCGTGGACCAGCACGTCCGCCGGGCCGCGGTCGGCGCGGACCACGCGACCGGAGTGCAGCAACGGCCGCAGCTCCTTGTGCAGCGCGACCCAACCCTTGAGTTCCTGGCGCTCCTCGGCGCTCGCCGAGGCGATGTCCCACTCGATGCCGAAGTGCCCGAACAGCGCGGTGATCGCGCGGAACGACAGCGTCTGCGTGCGGCCGGTGGTGTGCGCCCGCGGCGGGCCGACGTGGCAGCCGATCAGCTCCGGCGGCAGCAGCAGCTGCGTGTACCGCTGGATGGTCTGCCGCTCCAGCGCGTCGTTGCTGTCGCTGCCCCAGATCCGGTCGGTGCGCTCCAGGATGCCGAGGTCGACGCGCGCGCCGCCCGACGAGCAGGACTCGATCTCCAGGCCCGGGTGCCGGCGCTTCAGCTCGTCGATCAGCCGGTACACCGCGGCGGTCTGCGCGTGGATGCCCGCGGTCCCGGTGTGCTGGTTGCCGCCGTCAACGAAGTCGCGGTTGTGGTCCCACTTCAGGTACGCGATGTCGTACTCGGACAGGATGCTGTCCAGCCGCTCGAGGATGTAGTCGTACGCCGCCGGGATCCCGAGGTTCAGGCCCTGCTGGTGGCGTGCGGTCGGCGGGGTCCGGTCGCCGGCTGCGAGGATCCAGTCCGGGTGCTCGCGGGCCAGGTCGGAGTCCGGGTTCACCATCTCCGGCTCGACCCACAGCCCGAACTGCAGGCCGAGGCTCTTCACGTGGTCGACCAGCGGGTGCAGGCCCTTCGGCCAGATGCCCTCGTCGACGTACCAGTCGCCGAGCCCGGCGTGGTCGTCGCGGCGGCCGCGGAACCAGCCGTCGTCCAGCACGAACCGCTCGGCCCCGACCTCGGCGGCCGCGTCCGCGAGCGCCTTCAGCTTGTCGAGGTCGAGGTCGAAGTACACGGCCTCCCAGGTGTTCAGTACGACGGGACGCTCGGTCCGCGGGTGGTTCGGCCGCGCGCGCAGGTACTCGTGGAAGCGGTGCGAGACCTGGTCGAGGCCGACGCCGTACGAGCCGTAGATCCACGGGGTGCTGTAGGTGCCGTTCGGCTCGAGGCGGCCCTCGCCCGGCAGCAGCAGCTCGCCGCCGCCGATCACGCCGTACCCGCTCATGCCGCGTTCGGCGTACGACCGGTGGTTGCCGCTCCAGGCGGTGTGCACGCCCCAGATCTCGCCGGTGCGGAAGCCGAAGCCCTCGGTGCCGGCAAGCAGCAGCAGGGTCGCGTCGGCGCCGGTGCGGCCGCGGCGGTTGTCGCGGAGGTGCGCGCCCTGCGTGAACGCGTGCCGCTGCGGGTGCCGCTCGCCGATGTGGCGGCCGGTCATGTCGAGCAGTTCGGTGGCCTCGGTGGGGACCGGCAGCGCGAGGTACAGGCCGTCGACCATGTAGGGCGTCGAGCCGGTGTTGGTCAGGTCGGCCTTGGTCTTCACCAGGCCCGAGTCGGTGAGCTCGATCGTCAGCCGGAGCTCCAGACCGGCGTCGGCGGCGTCGACCTGCACGGAGTTGCCGGTCTGCGCGACGCTGTTCAGCTTGAAGCTCGCGGAGAAGTCCTGGCCGTCGCGGTGCCCGTTCAGGCCGGGGAGGCCGAACCAGCCGGCCGAGTACTCCGGCACCAGCGCGATCGGGAGGTTGGCGTCGAGGCCGTTGCCGTCCTGGACCGCACCGGCGCCGCGCCGCAGTTCCAGCAGAGCGTCCCCGGTCAGCTCGCCGAGATCCGCACCCCAGTGCAGGACGGACGGGAGGGCCGGACCGGAGCAATCCAGGACCAGGCTGACGCCGGAAGCCCGGAGCTGCAGAATCTCGATGTTCGACACTGTTGATTCACTCTGCTTTCTGATTGATTTCAGGACGGAACTATTTACCTCGTCAGCCCACTTGTCAATGCTTCACGAAGTTAAGTAAAGACCCTAGGGGTCTCTACAACGAAGGAACAGGTGCGATCAGCGGCTGAGCCGCGCCCGGACGAGCAGCTCGTGCAGCCCGGGTTCAGCGGCCGGCCGGTCCGGCAGGCCGGTCACTGCCTCGGCCTCATCGAGCACGCCGTGCAGCCGCAGCACGTCCGCGGCGAGCTGTTCCCGGGTCGGCCCGTCCAGCGGCGCATGTTCGGCCTCGGCCTTGGCCGCCATCAGCTCAGGCAGGTACGACGGCCCGGCGTCGAGTTCGCGCAGATCCGCCTGGACCTCGCCGGTCCGCATTAGGTGGATCCCGGTCAGGAGCACCCGGAAGGTGTACAACAGCGGCTTCAGCTCGCCCTTCTTCTCGAAGAACTCCCACTGCGTCTTCGCGAAACCGCGATAGTGGTGCGCGTGCCATTTGGTGATGCAGCCGCCGGCGAGTGCGACGAGTTCCTCGTGTTCCGGCGTACTGACGACGACCAGCGGCGAGAGCACCTGCTCGAGGACGTAGCCGTTGCGGCGGAGCATCAGGCGGGCGAACTTGGCCAGGTCGTGGGTGACCAGGTCGACCTCGGCCTCGTTCTCGAACCAGGTGCGGTCGAGGGTGTCCGGGCCGGTGCGGAGGCCGACCACCTCGGCGGCAGGCAGGACATGTACGCCGCGCAGGTCGACGTCGGAGTCGCGGGACGGGAAGCCGTACAGGTGCGCGCCGGAGACCGTTGCGAACAGCAGCGGGTAGGGCTGCTCCCCCATGATCGTCCGCAGCTCCGCGTAGTCGAGCTGCCGCATGTCACGCGTCACCGAGACTCCTTCGCCGTACCGAACGCAGCCACTCGTCGACGGTCGCGACGTCCGGCGTGGCCGGAAGGACCGTGCGCTGCAGGGCCTGGTCGAGTTCCTCGTGCAGTTGCAGGCGCCAGCGCTCGACCTCGTCCCACGGGAGCTCGCCGCGCTTGACCGCGAGCAGACGTTCGCGATGCGGGCCGACATCGACGACGAGGGTTGCCTCCAGCAACAGCTCGCGGGCCGAGAGCAACAGCCTGATCAGGTGCATGACGTGCTTCCACTTCGGCGTACCGTCGCGGCGGAAGTCCGTCTCGAGCTTCTTGAACTGGCTGAGCACGTAACCGGAGTACGTCTGGTAGGCCAGCTGGGACAGGAACGCCTTGCGCAGGCCGACGAGCTCCGTGCCGAGATCCGTCTGGCGGACCACGAGCGGCGAGTGCAGGACCTCGAGCAGGTTCGGGTTCGACTTCAGGGCGAGCTCGCAGAACCGCTCGACCTCCCACGAGAACCACTCGGGCTCCGGCCCGTCGACGTGCGTCGGCGGCTTCGCGAGCGACCAGAACGCCTCGGTCGGGGCGACGTACACCCCGCGGGTGTCGGTGTCCGACTGGTCGGTGTCCAGGCCGAACGCGCGCGACCCGACGACCGCGGCGTAGATCGTGTGCTCGCGGACCAGCCGGTCGCCGTCGGGCTGGTCGAGTTCGATCGCCTCGTCCTGGTATGCCGTCCGCAGGCTGAGCTGGTCCCGCCGCGCGACGGTCTCCCGGCCGTCGACGAGACGGACCGTGTAGCGGCCGTCGGCGGTGATGCCGGCCACGCGCCCGGTGGCGCCGCGCTGCGCCGTACCGCCCTGGTCGTCGGGCGCGGCGACGCGGATCACCACCTGCATGCCCACCGGCAACTGCGGTCCCTGGACTGACACCCGCCCCATGCTGCCGGAGCACCGATCCCCACGCCATCACATTCCCGCCGCCGGCCCGCCGCCCCGCGCGGCAGCGCCGCGCGGGGCGGATTGTGATGGCCTGGAGGTTATTGACAAATTTTTCTGTCAATTGCAGAGTGGGGCCATGCAGTACGTCGAGGAACCCGAGAAGCTGCGGCTGGCACTGTCGCCGATCCGGCGGCGGCTGCTCGAGTTGCTCCGGGAGCCCTCGTCGGCGACGCAGCTCGCGGCGACGCTCGACCTGCCGCGGCAGCGGGTGAACTACCACCTCCGCGAGCTGGAGAAGGCCGGCCTCGTCGAGCTCGTCGAGGAGCGCCGGCGGCGCGGGCTGACCGAGCGCATCCTGCGCGCCTCGGCGGCGGTGGTGGTCGATCCGGCGGTGATGGGCATGGCGTTCACGCAGATCCAGGACCAGTACGCCGCCGAGCACCTGGTCGAGGTCGCCGCCGGGACCGTGCGGGACGTGGCGCGGATGCAGAGCGCCGCGGACGCGGACGGGAAGCGGCTGCTGACGTTCACGGTGGAGGCCGAGGTGCGGTTCGCGGAGCCGGGCGACGTGCACCGGTTCACCGACGCGCTGACCGCGGCCGTACGCCGGGTGGTGGAGGAGTTCGACAGCGAGGGCGGGCGGCCGTACCGGCTGATCGCGGGCGGTCACCCCGCACCCCGCCGTACCGAAGGAGAGACATGAAGATCGTGGTGACGGTGGCCGCTCCGGTGGAAGCGGTGTGGGACGCCCTGCGGGACAAGGAGAAGATCCGGCACTGGCACGGCTGGGAGTACGACGGGCCGGAGGGCGGGCTCGACGAGGAGATCGACCTGATCTACTTCACCCAGGCGGTCGAGGACGGTACGACGCTGCGGATCGGGAACGGCGACGAGTTCGCCGTCGAGGCGCACGAGGGCGGCTCCCGGATCACGTTGACGCGGGCGCCGATCGGCGCGGACCCGGAGTGGGACGCGTACTACGACGACGTCACCGAGGGCTGGATCACGTTCCTCCACCAGCTCCGGTTCGCCGTCGAGCGGCAGCCCGGCGCGGCCCGGCACACGCTGTTCTTCTCGGGTTCGGGACCGGTGTCGCCGCTGAGCGAGCTGCAGGTGCCCGAGCAGCCGGCCGGGACGGCGTACGAGCTCGAGCTCGTCGGCGAGCCGGTGAAGGGCGAGGTCTGGTACCGGTCCGAGCACCAGGTCGGGCTCACGGTCGATGCCTGGGGCAACGGCCTGCTGGTGCTGAGCCACGTCCCGCCGGGCGACCTGAAGCCCGACGGCGCGGCGATGGCGATCCTGTCGCTGTACGGCGACACGGCCCGGGACGAGATCGCCGCCCGCTGGCGGACCTGGTGGCGCGAGCGCTACCCGGAGGAGCTGAAGATGTTCGAGTGACACCGTGGTGACAGTGCGCAAAGATGTCAGCACGCTGAGTCTGCGCGGGCTGGTTACCGGGAAGTATCTCGCCGACGGTGATCGAGCGGTCACCGACCTTCGGCGAGAGAGGGCTTCCGGTGCGAACTCGTGTCTCCGCGGCAATCGTCGTCCTGTCCCTGACCGGCCTCGGCCTGGTCGCGTCCCCGGCGTACGCCGACGGCCCCGGCACGGGAACGCCGTACGTCGTCACCGTCGGCGACTCGTACATCTCGGGCGAGGCCGGCCGCTGGGCCGGGAGCTCGAACGACTCCGAGACGCCGGCCGACGCGCTCGGCGCGCACGCGTACCACGACAACGCGAGCCGTACCGGCGAGCAGATCCCGCGCTGTCACCGCAGCCTGTCCGCGGAGGCGTACATCGGCGGCGCGGTCGGCGGGGTGAACCTCGCCTGCTCCGGCGCGCGCACCACGACCGGCGCGGGTGAGTACTTCAAGCCCGGCATCGACTTCTACGACGACGGCGCCGGGCACCTCGGGCAGGCGAAGGCGCTGCAGCAGTTCGCGGCTCTGCACAACGTGAAGCAGGTGGTCGTGTCGATCGGCGGCAACGACTTCAACTTCGCGGCGATCGTCACGCAGTGCGTGCAGAACTTCCTGCTGTCGCCGTCGTGGAACCCCGACTACTGCCGCGACGACTCGTCCGTGGTCGCCAACTTCACGGCCGCCAACGTCACGACGGTGCGCTCCCGGATCGCGACGGCCTTCCAGAACATCCGCACCGCGATGCGGAACGCCGGGTACGGCGACAACGCCTGGAATCTCGTCGTACAGACGTATCCGTCGCCGATCCCGGCCGCAAGCGGGTTCCGGTACGGGCAGACCGGGTACACACGGCAGAGCGTCGGCGGCTGCGGCTTCTGGAACGCGGACGCCGACTGGGCGAACAGCACGGCGCTCGTCACGATCAACAACACGGTCCGCGCGGCGATTGCCCAGTCGGGCCTCACCAACACGCGGGTGTTGGAGCTCCAGTCCGCCTTCAACGGCCGCCGCCTGTGCGAGAAGGGTGTAGGCCTCTACGAGGAGGTAGGCCTCACTTCCTGGACCCAACCGACGGCTGTAGACCGCA containing:
- a CDS encoding carbohydrate ABC transporter permease produces the protein MRRMSVGRTVCWVLLFVLLIVTLFPFYWMLRTAFSDNTQLPGHPSSLLPVETTLGAFKRVLGLATIEEAQAQGGSGAAVNFWLYLRNSLVVATVTTICQVFFSAMAAYAFARLRWPGRDKVFAVFLAALMVPPIFTTLPNFVLIKNLGLLNSFAGIILPGAFMTPFAIFFLRQFFLGINRELEEAAMIDGAGHRKIFFGLIIPMSAAPIATLAILTYINSWNDYFWPLLVGQQENVRVLTVALGVFRSQTPQGGPDWAGLMAATLIAALPMIILFLAFAKRITNSIGFSGIK
- a CDS encoding sugar ABC transporter permease — translated: MTATTNAPPTRKRSHGEQAAPPEKRRSLGDLKVAMIFLAPATLGFVVFYIWPTLRGAYLSFTEYSLLSAPKFNGLANYERMVQDSFFWNALVVTVEYVVINIGVQTVLAVAIAMVMYRLTQSITVRAIILAPYLVANVVVALVWYWMLDFQVGIVNQGLGWLGIDPVAFFGDSHWAIPTVAGINVWRHMGYTALLVFAGLQMIPKYVYEAAEVDGSSEWKTFWRITLPLLRPVLVMVLVVTMIGSFQIFDTIAVTTQGGPINATRVIYFYIYERAFTRFDFGYASAMALVLFAILAIVSLVQLRLLRAKESDLA
- a CDS encoding alpha-galactosidase produces the protein MSNIEILQLRASGVSLVLDCSGPALPSVLHWGADLGELTGDALLELRRGAGAVQDGNGLDANLPIALVPEYSAGWFGLPGLNGHRDGQDFSASFKLNSVAQTGNSVQVDAADAGLELRLTIELTDSGLVKTKADLTNTGSTPYMVDGLYLALPVPTEATELLDMTGRHIGERHPQRHAFTQGAHLRDNRRGRTGADATLLLLAGTEGFGFRTGEIWGVHTAWSGNHRSYAERGMSGYGVIGGGELLLPGEGRLEPNGTYSTPWIYGSYGVGLDQVSHRFHEYLRARPNHPRTERPVVLNTWEAVYFDLDLDKLKALADAAAEVGAERFVLDDGWFRGRRDDHAGLGDWYVDEGIWPKGLHPLVDHVKSLGLQFGLWVEPEMVNPDSDLAREHPDWILAAGDRTPPTARHQQGLNLGIPAAYDYILERLDSILSEYDIAYLKWDHNRDFVDGGNQHTGTAGIHAQTAAVYRLIDELKRRHPGLEIESCSSGGARVDLGILERTDRIWGSDSNDALERQTIQRYTQLLLPPELIGCHVGPPRAHTTGRTQTLSFRAITALFGHFGIEWDIASASAEERQELKGWVALHKELRPLLHSGRVVRADRGPADVLVHGVVAQDGSRAVFSVVQTQQSVTSAVGRVRLPGLDPRRTYRVGKVATPGPESRSAAWSADGGTVELNGAALASVGVLMPAQWPESAILLDVTAIG
- a CDS encoding nucleotidyltransferase domain-containing protein; translation: MTRDMRQLDYAELRTIMGEQPYPLLFATVSGAHLYGFPSRDSDVDLRGVHVLPAAEVVGLRTGPDTLDRTWFENEAEVDLVTHDLAKFARLMLRRNGYVLEQVLSPLVVVSTPEHEELVALAGGCITKWHAHHYRGFAKTQWEFFEKKGELKPLLYTFRVLLTGIHLMRTGEVQADLRELDAGPSYLPELMAAKAEAEHAPLDGPTREQLAADVLRLHGVLDEAEAVTGLPDRPAAEPGLHELLVRARLSR
- a CDS encoding nucleotidyltransferase domain-containing protein, encoding MSVQGPQLPVGMQVVIRVAAPDDQGGTAQRGATGRVAGITADGRYTVRLVDGRETVARRDQLSLRTAYQDEAIELDQPDGDRLVREHTIYAAVVGSRAFGLDTDQSDTDTRGVYVAPTEAFWSLAKPPTHVDGPEPEWFSWEVERFCELALKSNPNLLEVLHSPLVVRQTDLGTELVGLRKAFLSQLAYQTYSGYVLSQFKKLETDFRRDGTPKWKHVMHLIRLLLSARELLLEATLVVDVGPHRERLLAVKRGELPWDEVERWRLQLHEELDQALQRTVLPATPDVATVDEWLRSVRRRSLGDA
- a CDS encoding helix-turn-helix domain-containing protein translates to MQYVEEPEKLRLALSPIRRRLLELLREPSSATQLAATLDLPRQRVNYHLRELEKAGLVELVEERRRRGLTERILRASAAVVVDPAVMGMAFTQIQDQYAAEHLVEVAAGTVRDVARMQSAADADGKRLLTFTVEAEVRFAEPGDVHRFTDALTAAVRRVVEEFDSEGGRPYRLIAGGHPAPRRTEGET